The genomic DNA GACCAGCTTCCCGCCCGACCGCTGGTAGGGCCCCAGCGTTCCCGATGAGGGGATAGAGGGCGCCACCGGGCATTCTCATGGCCGTCAACGTCGAGGCCGGGCGTAGTTTCGGCACGGCGTCGCGCGGCCTCTCTTCGAGACGAACGCTCCTGTGTATGGCGCGCCCCCGATCCCCTGCCACATCATGGCCGGACGGCGAGCGTTTATCCTCGTGGAGCGCGTGGAGGCCGAGTCGCGCGATCCGAGCACCGGCCGAGGACCTTGATTTGACAGTGAGACCATCTCGTCTTACTCTGACGGTAAGATGAAAGCAGAGACGAAACTGACCAGCAAAGGGCAGATCGTCATTCCCAAGGCGATCCGCGAGGAGCTGCGGTGGCGCCCGGGCGTGCGTCTCGCGATCGAAATGGTCTCCGCGGACGCCGTACGTCTGGAGCTCGCATCGAACGGTGCGAAGCGAATCGGTGAGGATGCTATCGATCACGCGTTCGGATTTCTCGCGGTTGGGGACCCGTTGCGCGAGCTGGAAGCCGAGCATCGGAAAGAAGTAGCCAGAGATGAGCGTCGGCGTCGCCGTCGTTGACGCTTGGGCGCTTCTCGCCTTCCTGCGCGGTGAAGGCCAGGCCGGTCGTTCGATGCGTCGGTATCTTCGCCGTGCCCGCGCGGGGAACCTCCGTTTGATTTTGAACTGGATCAACTTTGGAGAGGTTTACTATCGCATCGCACAACTCAGGGGTTCGGAGGACGCCCGAAATGCACTCCAGCTAATCCGCAAGCTCCCGCTGGAGCTCTACCCCGTTCGCGAGAAGCTCGTTCTGGAAGCGGCGGAGCTCAAGTCTGCGCACCGGCTTTCCTATGCGGACGCCTTCGCCGTCGCAACTGCAAGACACGAGGGAGGACCCGTAATCACGGGAGATCCCGAGATTCTCGACTTACCGAGGGGTATCGTATCGGTTCGTCGTCTGGGGCAACGCAAGCACTGACCTAGCTTGTGACGAGGCGCGAAGACCTG from Vicinamibacteria bacterium includes the following:
- a CDS encoding AbrB/MazE/SpoVT family DNA-binding domain-containing protein, whose amino-acid sequence is MKAETKLTSKGQIVIPKAIREELRWRPGVRLAIEMVSADAVRLELASNGAKRIGEDAIDHAFGFLAVGDPLRELEAEHRKEVARDERRRRRR
- a CDS encoding type II toxin-antitoxin system VapC family toxin, encoding MSVGVAVVDAWALLAFLRGEGQAGRSMRRYLRRARAGNLRLILNWINFGEVYYRIAQLRGSEDARNALQLIRKLPLELYPVREKLVLEAAELKSAHRLSYADAFAVATARHEGGPVITGDPEILDLPRGIVSVRRLGQRKH